In the genome of Ancylomarina subtilis, one region contains:
- a CDS encoding lysylphosphatidylglycerol synthase transmembrane domain-containing protein, whose translation MKKTIRQGLKFLIFFTISAFLFWLIYRGQDTSEILDVLKNQVNYFWILASLTFGLLSHISRTLRWNMLIESLGSKPRFANTFLAVMVGYFANLALPRMGEISRCGVISKYEDVSFSKLIGTVVLERALDIVMLLLFLLLTMVTQFEVLSDFMTRNPEVSSKLSTVFASSITLYVLAALAILIFIFRKKFKHTVFYKKIMFTLGNFMDGFKAIRKLDNKLSFVLHTIFIWVMYYLMTYICFFSFGFTSNLPALAGLTVFVMGSFGMVAPVQGGIGAWHFMVIGTLLIYLPSTPDIEKLSRSFALVVHGSQTAMIIIVGALSVIALPIVNRKKI comes from the coding sequence TTGAAGAAAACAATAAGACAAGGCCTGAAATTCCTTATTTTCTTTACTATAAGTGCTTTTTTATTTTGGTTAATTTATAGAGGACAGGATACTTCTGAGATTTTAGATGTATTAAAAAATCAAGTCAATTATTTTTGGATACTCGCTTCACTTACTTTTGGGCTTTTAAGTCATATTAGTCGGACACTGCGATGGAATATGTTGATCGAGTCATTGGGAAGTAAACCGCGTTTTGCTAATACTTTTCTAGCAGTTATGGTTGGTTATTTTGCGAATTTGGCTTTGCCTAGAATGGGTGAAATATCGCGGTGTGGAGTTATTAGTAAATATGAAGATGTTTCATTTTCAAAACTTATTGGGACTGTTGTTCTTGAGAGAGCTCTTGATATTGTGATGCTTTTGTTGTTTTTGCTTTTGACAATGGTTACCCAGTTCGAAGTTTTATCTGATTTTATGACTCGTAATCCGGAAGTCAGCTCTAAATTATCAACTGTTTTTGCTTCTTCAATTACTTTATATGTGTTGGCAGCTTTGGCCATTCTCATATTTATTTTCCGTAAAAAGTTTAAACATACCGTCTTCTATAAGAAAATCATGTTTACGCTTGGGAATTTTATGGATGGGTTTAAAGCTATTCGGAAGTTAGACAATAAGCTGTCATTTGTTCTTCATACCATTTTTATTTGGGTGATGTATTATCTGATGACCTATATTTGTTTCTTTAGTTTTGGTTTTACTTCGAACTTACCAGCCCTTGCAGGTTTGACTGTTTTTGTGATGGGAAGTTTTGGTATGGTTGCACCTGTTCAGGGTGGGATTGGAGCCTGGCATTTTATGGTTATAGGCACACTTTTAATTTACCTGCCAAGCACACCTGATATTGAGAAGTTGTCAAGGAGTTTTGCTTTAGTTGTACACGGTTCTCAAACAGCAATGATTATTATTGTTGGGGCACTTTCGGTAATTGCTTTGCCTATTGTTAATAGAAAAAAAATATAG
- the mgtE gene encoding magnesium transporter has translation MQFELTREYIDDLRELIDQKNENEAKAMIEDLHAADIADILDELNTEEAVYIFLLLDGDTGADVLAEIEEDDRRRFIKVLPIEVIAKKFIDHMDSDDAADLIGGLSDEKQEEILSHIDDIETAGDIVDLLHYAEDTAGGLMGKELVIVNENWTVLTCLRELSRQAEDIDEIYYVYVVDDDNKLIGTLSLKKMILSPTSAKIINIYEPDVMSVHTDASDEEVSLIMEKYDLVALPVVDSIGRLMGRITIDDVVDVIRDEAEKDYQMASGISEDIEANDSIWLQTRARLPWLLIGLAGGILSAMVISTHESGLIATPAMAFFIPLITAMGGNVGVQSSAIIVQGLASNSLGFESTFSRLLRELGGACVNGITCSSLLFTYNYFFSDSYALTISVSAALLSVIIFASATGTLIPLMLNKIKIDPALATGPFITTLNDIIGLLIYLSIGAYFYGVF, from the coding sequence ATGCAATTTGAATTAACCCGCGAATACATCGATGATCTAAGAGAACTTATAGATCAGAAAAATGAGAATGAAGCTAAGGCTATGATCGAAGATCTGCATGCAGCAGATATTGCAGACATCCTGGACGAATTAAATACAGAAGAAGCCGTATATATTTTTTTACTTCTCGATGGTGACACTGGGGCTGATGTCCTTGCTGAAATCGAGGAGGATGATCGTAGACGTTTTATCAAAGTCCTTCCCATCGAGGTCATTGCTAAAAAGTTCATCGACCATATGGATTCTGATGATGCTGCCGATCTTATCGGTGGTCTTTCTGATGAAAAGCAGGAAGAAATCCTTTCGCATATAGATGATATTGAAACAGCGGGTGATATCGTAGATCTGTTGCATTACGCCGAAGATACTGCCGGAGGATTGATGGGGAAAGAGTTGGTTATTGTCAACGAAAACTGGACTGTTCTTACCTGCCTTCGGGAACTTAGCCGTCAGGCTGAGGATATTGATGAAATTTACTACGTTTATGTTGTCGATGACGACAATAAGTTAATTGGGACACTATCACTCAAGAAAATGATATTGAGTCCAACTTCCGCGAAAATTATCAACATCTACGAGCCCGATGTCATGTCGGTTCATACCGATGCATCGGACGAAGAAGTATCTCTTATTATGGAGAAATACGACCTGGTTGCTCTCCCTGTTGTGGATAGTATAGGGCGATTAATGGGGCGAATTACCATTGATGATGTTGTAGATGTCATCCGTGATGAAGCTGAGAAGGATTATCAAATGGCTTCAGGTATCTCCGAGGATATTGAAGCAAATGACTCAATTTGGTTGCAAACACGCGCACGACTTCCATGGCTTCTCATTGGATTAGCAGGTGGAATACTTTCTGCAATGGTTATTTCTACACATGAAAGTGGATTAATTGCGACCCCGGCTATGGCTTTTTTCATCCCACTGATTACAGCAATGGGAGGTAATGTCGGCGTTCAATCTTCAGCGATCATCGTACAAGGTTTAGCCAGCAACTCGCTTGGATTTGAAAGTACATTCAGCCGCTTACTTCGTGAATTAGGAGGCGCATGCGTAAATGGCATCACCTGCTCATCACTTTTATTCACATACAATTATTTTTTCAGCGACTCATACGCACTAACCATCAGTGTTTCAGCAGCTCTTCTTTCTGTAATCATCTTTGCATCAGCAACCGGCACATTAATACCCCTGATGCTAAATAAAATTAAGATTGACCCAGCCTTGGCTACAGGACCGTTTATTACAACACTAAATGATATTATTGGGCTTTTGATTTATCTTTCGATTGGAGCTTATTTCTATGGCGTATTTTAA
- the recQ gene encoding DNA helicase RecQ: MKTEFELVSHLKKNFGFDTFKGSQEEVINNVLNGNDTFVLMPTGGGKSLCYQLPAMMLEGTAIIISPLIALMKNQVDAMRNFGEDDGVAHFMNSSLSKSATLKVKEDVIEGRTKLLYVAPESLTKESNIEFLKNIKISFYAVDEAHCISEWGHDFRPEYRKIRPIVEEIGKAPIIALTATATPKVQHDIQKNLGMLEANVYKSSFNRSNLYYEVKPKVDATKEIIKFIRKNEGKSGIIYCLSRKKVEELAETLQVNGINAVPYHAGMDSATRSGNQDKFLMEDIDVVVATIAFGMGIDKPDVRFVIHYDIPKSLEGYYQETGRAGRDGGEGHCLTFYSYKDIQKLEKFMQGKPIAEQEIGKQLLLETVSYAESAVCRRTVLLHYFGETHTQENCGSCDNCLHPKKEFQGEEYVVKALNVVKAVKERFKIDHLVNILTGESNSSIKSYKHDELEIFGCGKDKDQHFWNMVFRRALINMFIEKDIEQYGVIKIKKEGHAFLENPTPFMLTDDHDFDESDTDAPKSGGTAAVDTVLLKMLKELRKKISKIKNTPPYVIFQDPSLEDMAIQYPINIEEMSHIQGVGAGKAKRFGKEFVELIAKHVEENDIERPQDMVVKSIADKSKFKVYIIQSVDRKMDLEDIADAKGMEFDDLLKEMDAIVYSGTKLNIDYYIDEIIDEDRQEEVMEYFNEAETDDIEEALDELGEEDYSEEDIRLMRIKFHTENGL; this comes from the coding sequence ATGAAAACGGAGTTTGAGCTAGTTAGTCATTTAAAAAAGAATTTTGGTTTTGACACCTTCAAAGGGAGTCAGGAAGAAGTTATAAATAATGTCCTTAATGGTAATGATACATTTGTATTGATGCCTACTGGGGGCGGCAAATCGCTTTGTTACCAATTACCGGCTATGATGCTAGAGGGTACAGCAATTATCATATCCCCTCTAATTGCCCTGATGAAAAATCAGGTTGATGCGATGAGAAATTTTGGGGAAGATGATGGAGTTGCACACTTTATGAATTCATCACTATCAAAATCTGCCACATTAAAAGTTAAGGAAGATGTCATTGAGGGCAGAACCAAGCTTTTATACGTTGCCCCGGAATCTCTCACAAAGGAGAGCAATATTGAATTTCTTAAAAACATCAAGATTTCATTCTACGCGGTAGACGAGGCACATTGTATTTCTGAGTGGGGACACGATTTCCGTCCTGAATACCGAAAAATAAGACCTATAGTTGAAGAAATTGGGAAAGCACCAATTATTGCATTAACAGCAACTGCAACCCCTAAGGTGCAACACGATATACAAAAAAACCTTGGCATGCTAGAGGCCAACGTTTACAAATCATCATTCAACCGATCTAACCTTTACTATGAGGTAAAACCCAAAGTAGATGCAACCAAAGAGATTATCAAATTCATCCGAAAAAATGAAGGAAAGTCAGGTATCATCTATTGTTTGAGTCGTAAAAAGGTTGAAGAATTAGCTGAAACACTTCAAGTCAATGGAATCAATGCAGTTCCCTATCACGCCGGTATGGATTCTGCCACGCGATCTGGTAACCAGGATAAATTCCTGATGGAAGATATTGACGTTGTTGTGGCGACCATCGCATTTGGAATGGGGATTGACAAACCCGATGTGCGCTTTGTCATTCATTACGACATTCCCAAAAGCTTGGAAGGCTACTACCAGGAAACAGGACGAGCAGGTAGAGACGGTGGCGAAGGACATTGCCTGACATTCTACAGCTATAAAGACATACAAAAGCTTGAAAAATTCATGCAAGGCAAGCCTATTGCTGAACAGGAAATTGGCAAGCAACTTTTATTGGAAACGGTTTCCTATGCTGAATCTGCCGTTTGTCGACGTACCGTTCTACTCCACTACTTTGGAGAAACACACACTCAGGAAAATTGCGGAAGCTGCGACAACTGCCTTCACCCTAAGAAAGAATTTCAAGGTGAAGAATATGTAGTCAAAGCACTTAATGTAGTCAAAGCTGTTAAAGAACGATTTAAAATAGATCACCTTGTCAATATTTTAACAGGGGAATCCAATTCATCAATAAAATCATACAAACACGACGAACTTGAGATTTTTGGTTGCGGGAAAGATAAAGATCAACATTTCTGGAATATGGTTTTCCGTCGCGCCCTAATCAATATGTTTATCGAAAAAGACATTGAGCAATACGGCGTCATTAAGATTAAAAAAGAAGGCCACGCTTTCTTAGAAAATCCAACTCCCTTCATGCTTACTGACGATCATGATTTTGATGAATCCGATACTGATGCTCCAAAATCGGGAGGAACTGCGGCTGTCGATACAGTTCTGCTTAAAATGCTGAAGGAACTTCGCAAGAAAATCTCTAAAATCAAAAATACACCTCCCTACGTTATTTTCCAGGACCCTTCTCTTGAGGATATGGCTATTCAATACCCTATCAACATCGAAGAAATGTCTCACATACAAGGTGTAGGTGCTGGTAAAGCGAAACGTTTCGGTAAGGAGTTTGTGGAATTAATTGCTAAACACGTCGAAGAAAACGACATCGAGCGTCCACAAGATATGGTGGTCAAATCTATTGCTGATAAGTCAAAATTTAAGGTTTATATCATTCAAAGTGTTGACAGAAAAATGGACCTTGAAGATATTGCCGACGCCAAAGGGATGGAATTTGACGATTTGCTTAAAGAGATGGATGCCATTGTCTACTCGGGAACCAAACTCAACATCGACTATTATATCGATGAAATCATTGACGAGGACAGACAAGAAGAAGTCATGGAATACTTTAACGAAGCTGAAACAGATGACATCGAAGAAGCTCTTGATGAATTGGGAGAAGAAGACTATTCTGAAGAAGACATTCGTTTGATGCGAATAAAATTCCATACCGAAAATGGATTATAA
- a CDS encoding KpsF/GutQ family sugar-phosphate isomerase has product MNSRNKIKEIAINTIKEEARTIGQLADYIDDDFAKVVELILESRGRVVVTGIGKSANIANKIVATLNSTGTPSMFMHAADAIHGDLGMIRPDDIIICISKSGNTPEIKVLAPLIKNLGNVLVSMVAGLDSFLAKQSDFVLKAVVDKEACPNNLAPTNSTTAQLVIGDALAVALLECRQFSSQDFAKFHPGGALGKKLYLRVSDLLVKQSAPQVKLNDDIRTVILEISSKRMGAAAVINDENKLSGIITDGDLRRMMQQYEDVKPLKAKDIMSVSPKTIAEDELAINAFHLMEKNSITQLVVCKDGEYLGLVHLHDILKEGIV; this is encoded by the coding sequence TTGAATTCAAGAAATAAGATAAAAGAGATAGCAATAAATACAATAAAAGAGGAAGCCAGAACGATTGGACAACTTGCTGATTATATAGATGATGACTTTGCTAAAGTTGTTGAGCTTATTTTAGAAAGCAGAGGTCGTGTTGTGGTGACTGGTATTGGGAAAAGTGCAAATATTGCGAATAAGATTGTTGCAACATTAAATTCGACAGGGACGCCATCTATGTTTATGCATGCCGCTGATGCGATTCATGGTGATTTAGGTATGATTAGGCCTGATGATATTATTATTTGTATATCGAAGAGTGGAAATACACCAGAAATCAAAGTTTTGGCTCCATTGATCAAAAATCTGGGAAATGTTTTAGTAAGTATGGTTGCTGGCTTGGATTCTTTCCTGGCGAAACAATCGGATTTTGTGCTTAAGGCGGTTGTTGATAAAGAAGCTTGTCCTAATAATTTAGCACCTACAAATTCAACGACAGCCCAGTTAGTTATCGGTGATGCATTGGCCGTTGCCTTGCTTGAATGTCGTCAATTTAGTTCTCAGGATTTTGCTAAATTTCACCCGGGTGGAGCTTTAGGGAAAAAGTTGTATTTACGTGTGAGCGATCTTTTGGTGAAACAATCTGCACCACAAGTAAAATTAAATGATGATATTCGAACGGTCATTCTTGAGATTTCTTCGAAGAGAATGGGGGCTGCAGCTGTAATCAACGATGAAAATAAATTGTCAGGTATTATTACCGATGGTGATTTACGTAGAATGATGCAGCAATACGAGGATGTCAAGCCACTAAAGGCCAAAGATATCATGTCGGTTTCACCTAAGACAATTGCAGAAGATGAGTTGGCTATAAATGCGTTTCATTTAATGGAGAAAAACAGCATTACGCAGTTGGTCGTTTGTAAGGATGGTGAATATTTAGGTTTGGTCCATCTTCATGATATCCTGAAAGAAGGCATTGTGTAG
- a CDS encoding DUF5686 and carboxypeptidase-like regulatory domain-containing protein, whose translation MLKLSKGLLMLLFILMGVGVSQSVFSQVTKIRGRVVDAKTQEPLPFVNISFKGTTIGATTDFDGNYFIETRTPTDSLQVSFVGYKARGYAIQKGVFQTLNIELHSEAVALQEIKILPGENPAHILLRKIIARKKKNNPSRLESYQYETYTKMEMDLNNINDDFKNKKIMRQFQFVFDYVDTSVVTGKSYLPVFITESLSDYYYRKTPKLEREVIKASQMSGIKDNASLAQFTGQLHQNINIYDNFIDLFNKNFVSPIADGGLSYYKYYLTDSAYRDGNWCYHMSFKPKRKLEPCFVGDFWVADTTFAVDNMKMRITKDVNLNWVKDLVSTNEFQKINDSTWFLKKQNLFVDFMLTNRDSTSQMGFFGRKTISYRKVKLNAPIRKEIVKLENNVIVNDDALGKQASYWDEARPFKLSKRESGIYSMVDSIQNVPLYKNIIDIIQTFVTGYYTKGNFEYGPYYKLYSFNEIEGNRFMFGGRTSNDFSTKVMYNAHVAYGDKDNRFKYGLGFLYMINKLPRETFGMQWKHDIHQLGKSPNAFTEGNILASLLKRNPNNKLTMLDQFEAHYEKEWFQGFMNSIKFRYRDISPTPIVPFVSPNGDLPISGIKNSEIELRTRWTRNEKVVMGEFERVHLGGPVPIVNLYLTMGLKNVLGSGQEYFKADLSVDHTLDLPPLGKMRYLATASKLFGKVPYPLLSLHEGNETYAFDPYAFNMMNYFEFASDQYVSLSLEHHFQGFILNRIPLFKRLKWRTVVSAKGLWGTLSDENNGALANSEAILKFPVGLSDVTDPYFEASVGVENIFKFFRVDAMWRLNHLEPNPDQDFEKFGIRAMFQMTF comes from the coding sequence ATGCTGAAATTATCTAAAGGATTATTAATGCTTTTGTTTATTCTTATGGGGGTAGGAGTAAGCCAATCTGTGTTTTCTCAGGTTACAAAAATTAGGGGTCGGGTAGTTGATGCAAAAACGCAGGAACCCTTACCTTTTGTAAATATCTCTTTTAAAGGGACTACTATAGGGGCTACAACCGATTTTGATGGGAATTATTTTATTGAAACCCGAACGCCAACAGATTCTTTACAGGTTTCTTTTGTGGGGTATAAAGCCAGAGGATATGCTATTCAAAAGGGTGTTTTTCAGACTTTAAACATTGAATTGCATTCTGAAGCAGTAGCTTTGCAGGAGATTAAAATTTTACCGGGAGAGAATCCCGCTCATATTCTTCTGAGAAAAATTATTGCGCGTAAAAAGAAAAACAACCCATCCCGTTTGGAATCGTATCAGTACGAGACTTATACGAAGATGGAGATGGATTTGAACAATATTAACGATGATTTTAAGAATAAAAAAATCATGCGTCAGTTTCAGTTTGTCTTCGATTATGTTGATACTTCTGTCGTTACCGGGAAGTCTTATTTGCCCGTCTTTATAACTGAATCCTTATCGGATTACTACTATCGTAAAACCCCAAAATTGGAGCGTGAAGTTATCAAAGCATCTCAAATGTCGGGGATTAAGGATAATGCAAGTTTGGCACAGTTTACGGGACAGTTGCACCAAAATATAAATATCTACGATAACTTTATCGATTTATTTAATAAAAACTTTGTAAGTCCGATTGCAGACGGAGGTTTGAGTTATTATAAATATTACCTGACCGATAGTGCTTATCGTGATGGGAATTGGTGTTACCACATGTCTTTTAAACCCAAACGAAAATTAGAGCCCTGTTTTGTGGGTGATTTTTGGGTAGCTGACACAACTTTTGCGGTTGATAATATGAAAATGCGCATCACAAAAGATGTAAATCTGAACTGGGTAAAGGATTTGGTTAGTACCAATGAATTTCAAAAAATAAACGATTCAACCTGGTTTTTGAAAAAGCAAAATCTATTCGTCGATTTCATGTTGACCAATAGAGATTCAACATCACAGATGGGGTTTTTCGGACGAAAAACAATCTCTTATCGTAAAGTAAAATTGAATGCGCCAATTCGAAAAGAAATTGTAAAGCTGGAGAATAATGTAATTGTAAATGATGATGCATTAGGTAAGCAGGCATCGTATTGGGATGAGGCTCGTCCATTTAAGCTTTCTAAGCGTGAATCGGGAATCTATTCTATGGTTGACTCCATTCAGAATGTTCCACTTTACAAAAACATCATCGATATTATCCAAACTTTTGTGACGGGCTATTATACGAAAGGGAACTTTGAATACGGGCCTTATTATAAGCTCTATTCGTTCAATGAGATTGAAGGAAACCGCTTTATGTTTGGGGGTCGTACATCGAACGATTTTAGCACTAAAGTGATGTACAATGCCCATGTCGCGTACGGCGACAAGGATAATCGATTTAAATATGGCTTGGGTTTTCTATACATGATCAATAAACTCCCTCGGGAGACTTTTGGCATGCAGTGGAAACACGATATTCATCAATTAGGAAAAAGCCCGAATGCTTTTACTGAAGGCAATATATTAGCCTCATTGCTTAAACGAAATCCGAACAATAAGCTAACCATGCTTGATCAGTTTGAGGCGCATTATGAGAAAGAGTGGTTTCAAGGCTTTATGAATTCCATTAAATTTAGATACCGTGATATTTCTCCAACTCCAATTGTTCCATTTGTTTCGCCCAATGGTGATTTGCCTATCTCAGGGATTAAAAACTCAGAAATTGAGTTGAGAACACGATGGACAAGGAATGAGAAGGTCGTTATGGGAGAATTTGAAAGGGTTCATTTGGGAGGTCCTGTCCCAATCGTTAATCTTTATCTCACGATGGGACTGAAAAATGTGTTGGGATCCGGGCAGGAGTATTTTAAAGCCGATTTAAGTGTGGATCATACGCTTGATTTACCACCTTTGGGTAAGATGCGTTATTTGGCAACAGCTTCTAAGTTGTTCGGAAAAGTGCCTTACCCCTTATTATCTCTTCACGAGGGAAACGAGACTTATGCCTTTGATCCTTATGCATTCAATATGATGAACTATTTTGAATTTGCTAGTGACCAATATGTGAGTTTATCATTGGAACATCATTTTCAGGGGTTTATCCTGAATCGTATTCCTTTGTTTAAGCGATTGAAATGGCGTACCGTTGTTTCTGCAAAAGGTTTATGGGGAACTTTATCGGATGAAAATAATGGTGCATTAGCCAATAGTGAGGCAATTCTTAAATTTCCGGTTGGCTTGTCTGATGTAACAGATCCTTATTTTGAGGCTAGTGTTGGGGTTGAGAATATTTTCAAGTTTTTCCGTGTCGATGCCATGTGGCGATTGAATCACCTGGAGCCAAACCCTGATCAGGATTTTGAAAAATTTGGTATTCGTGCCATGTTTCAGATGACTTTTTAG
- the tatC gene encoding twin-arginine translocase subunit TatC yields MSEKEEDGMSFLEHLEVLRWHLIRSALAVLVFAVAAFVFYDIIFDKIILAPKNVDFFTNRMFALLSDFTGVESLKINTKPFQVININMAGQFATHITVSIVVGCIAGFPYLFFEFWRFVKPALYSSEQKHARGSIFYTSFLFALGVAFGYYIITPLSVHFLGSYNISSQVMNQINLDSYISTITSIVLASGIIFELPVLIFFLSKIGLVSPEFLRKYRKHSIVLILILSAIITPPDIFSQVLVCLPLLVLYEVGISISKRIQKKQAKQFE; encoded by the coding sequence ATGTCAGAGAAAGAAGAAGATGGAATGAGTTTCCTTGAACATCTTGAAGTGTTACGTTGGCACCTTATTCGTTCAGCTTTAGCTGTATTGGTGTTTGCTGTTGCAGCTTTTGTGTTCTACGATATTATTTTTGATAAGATAATATTAGCACCCAAAAATGTTGATTTTTTCACGAACAGGATGTTTGCCCTTTTGTCTGATTTTACGGGGGTTGAGTCTTTAAAGATTAATACCAAACCCTTTCAAGTGATTAATATTAATATGGCCGGACAATTTGCAACACATATAACTGTGTCTATTGTAGTGGGTTGTATTGCAGGTTTCCCTTATTTGTTTTTTGAATTTTGGCGATTTGTGAAACCGGCTTTATATTCTTCTGAACAAAAACATGCAAGAGGTTCTATTTTCTATACAAGTTTCCTGTTTGCACTTGGTGTTGCATTCGGTTATTACATCATAACACCGTTGTCTGTTCATTTTCTGGGCTCATACAATATCTCATCTCAGGTGATGAATCAAATTAATTTGGATTCATATATTTCAACAATTACATCAATTGTTTTAGCCAGTGGGATTATTTTCGAGTTACCGGTTTTAATCTTCTTTTTGAGTAAGATTGGTTTGGTTAGCCCTGAGTTTTTAAGGAAATACAGAAAGCATTCAATTGTTCTGATTTTGATTTTGTCAGCGATTATTACACCGCCGGATATCTTCTCTCAGGTTTTAGTTTGTCTGCCATTGTTGGTTCTTTACGAAGTGGGGATTAGTATCTCCAAGCGTATCCAAAAAAAGCAGGCAAAACAATTTGAATAA
- the rsmA gene encoding 16S rRNA (adenine(1518)-N(6)/adenine(1519)-N(6))-dimethyltransferase RsmA translates to MGYVRAKKNLGQHFLKDLNIAKKIVDSLDSEQTNKVLEIGPGMGVLTQYLLPNKNFETHVVEIDTESVAYLKENYPELEGRIIGEDFLRFDLSKLFDEPFSVIGNFPYNISSQIFFRVLDYRDQIPEVVCMIQKEVAERMSANPGCKAYGILSVLMQAFYNIDYLFTVGEKVFDPPPKVKSAVIRMRRNTTTDLKCSEPLFFRVVKTGFNQRRKTLRNSLKSILGELKLEDEIMGKRPEQLSVQEFVELTNKIDALLNE, encoded by the coding sequence ATGGGATACGTTAGAGCAAAGAAAAATTTAGGTCAGCATTTCTTAAAAGATTTAAACATCGCAAAGAAAATTGTTGACAGTTTAGATAGTGAGCAAACAAATAAAGTATTGGAAATAGGCCCGGGGATGGGTGTTCTCACACAATACCTGTTACCCAACAAAAATTTCGAAACACACGTTGTTGAAATTGACACCGAATCTGTAGCTTATCTAAAAGAAAATTATCCCGAACTTGAAGGTCGGATTATTGGTGAAGATTTTCTTCGATTTGATTTATCAAAATTATTCGATGAACCCTTCTCTGTAATTGGTAATTTCCCCTACAATATTTCATCACAAATCTTCTTCCGGGTTCTTGACTATCGTGATCAAATTCCCGAGGTGGTTTGTATGATTCAAAAAGAAGTTGCTGAACGTATGAGCGCTAATCCTGGCTGCAAAGCTTATGGCATTTTAAGTGTGCTGATGCAAGCGTTCTACAATATCGATTATCTTTTCACAGTCGGAGAAAAAGTTTTTGATCCACCACCAAAAGTAAAATCTGCTGTCATTCGCATGCGCAGAAACACAACCACTGATTTAAAATGCAGCGAACCCCTATTTTTCCGAGTCGTTAAAACGGGTTTTAATCAACGACGCAAAACACTCCGAAACTCTCTAAAAAGTATACTCGGCGAACTAAAACTCGAGGATGAGATAATGGGGAAAAGACCCGAACAACTTAGCGTGCAGGAATTTGTAGAATTAACGAATAAAATTGACGCTCTCTTAAATGAATAA